The following coding sequences are from one Halobacteriovorax sp. JY17 window:
- a CDS encoding Rne/Rng family ribonuclease: MGKQLIINQTLNECRAALVQNGEILDFLMERMREGEDKVPQVGDIFKGRVLRVLPGMQSAFVDIGWEKAAFLYVDDAYIPTLQEQREMAEKTRKMIESQERIGEVIPDEFSTLNESVNMRFRPEHATIETFLKEGQEILVQIAKEPISTKGPRITRQITLAGRHVVFMPFIEHTGVSRRIENEGERERLREILDTIRPEGKGVIARTVAEGQSYRTLKSDYNMLVKIWKDVQKKAEKAKPSTVCYRDLNFIQRLLRDITDEDVAEIITDSKENQKEVEKFTTKYLPSMKGKTTLYDDQTPIFEKFGVDMEIERGISNKVFLRSGGSLNIDQTEALVSIDVNTGKFVGRKNLEETILRTNMEAVKEIAYQLRLRNCGGIIIIDFIDMEREEHRDMVYNLLIEALKKDRSKTNVLPISGLGLVEMTRKRTRDTLTRVLCEPCPYCEGTGKVKSTLTVCYELIRELLKVLTKASGNKVYIYAHPEVTARLCGDDLDLIENLEEGYGKSLQIRSENNYHIEQYEIFSQEY; encoded by the coding sequence ATGGGTAAGCAATTAATTATTAATCAAACCTTGAATGAGTGTCGTGCGGCACTAGTTCAAAATGGTGAAATTCTCGACTTCCTCATGGAGAGAATGAGAGAGGGTGAAGATAAAGTTCCTCAGGTAGGAGATATCTTTAAGGGAAGAGTTTTAAGAGTTCTTCCTGGAATGCAATCTGCCTTTGTTGATATTGGCTGGGAAAAAGCCGCATTTCTCTATGTAGATGATGCCTATATTCCAACTCTTCAAGAACAGAGAGAGATGGCAGAGAAAACGCGCAAGATGATAGAGTCGCAAGAGAGAATTGGTGAAGTTATTCCCGATGAATTTTCGACTTTAAATGAGTCTGTAAATATGCGTTTTCGCCCAGAGCACGCAACTATTGAAACTTTTTTAAAAGAAGGACAAGAGATACTTGTTCAAATAGCGAAGGAGCCAATCTCAACTAAGGGCCCTCGTATTACAAGACAAATTACTCTTGCTGGAAGACACGTTGTCTTCATGCCATTTATTGAGCACACAGGAGTTTCTAGAAGAATTGAAAATGAAGGTGAGAGAGAGAGACTTCGTGAAATTCTAGACACTATTAGACCGGAAGGAAAAGGTGTCATCGCTAGGACTGTAGCAGAGGGACAGAGTTATAGAACTTTAAAATCTGACTACAATATGCTTGTGAAGATTTGGAAAGATGTTCAAAAGAAAGCAGAAAAGGCGAAGCCATCAACTGTTTGCTATAGAGATTTAAATTTCATTCAAAGACTTCTTAGAGATATTACAGATGAGGATGTTGCAGAAATCATCACTGACTCGAAAGAAAACCAAAAAGAAGTAGAGAAATTTACAACGAAGTATCTTCCATCAATGAAGGGAAAGACTACGCTCTACGATGATCAAACGCCGATTTTTGAAAAGTTTGGTGTCGATATGGAAATCGAAAGAGGAATTAGTAATAAAGTTTTTCTTCGCTCTGGTGGATCATTAAATATTGATCAAACAGAAGCTCTGGTTTCTATTGATGTGAATACGGGAAAATTTGTAGGTAGAAAGAATTTAGAAGAGACAATTCTTAGAACAAATATGGAAGCCGTTAAAGAGATCGCTTACCAACTTCGTTTAAGAAATTGTGGTGGGATCATCATTATTGATTTCATTGATATGGAAAGAGAAGAGCATAGAGATATGGTTTACAATCTCTTAATTGAAGCTCTGAAAAAAGATAGATCTAAAACAAATGTTCTTCCTATTTCTGGCCTTGGCCTTGTCGAAATGACGAGGAAGAGAACGAGAGATACTCTTACACGTGTCCTCTGTGAGCCTTGTCCGTATTGTGAAGGAACTGGGAAAGTTAAATCGACTCTAACGGTTTGTTACGAATTGATTAGAGAGCTACTTAAAGTCTTAACTAAGGCCTCTGGAAATAAGGTTTATATTTACGCTCATCCAGAAGTTACAGCTAGGCTTTGCGGAGATGATTTAGACTTAATCGAAAATCTTGAAGAAGGTTATGGTAAGTCTTTACAGATTCGCTCAGAGAATAATTATCATATTGAACAATATGAGATTTTCTCTCAAGAATATTAA
- a CDS encoding winged helix-turn-helix domain-containing protein — protein sequence MSNNFQIYLLGLNFNQTHPLINGLEDDFTIIRTDSIEEDLIAEEAPLLIIFDYKLKLSLHNLLNKALEESIPTIAMIQSLNDQEATKLTLLEEGFEDVLSLEMSDEEKLARVKRSVKRYLKTSRKVIQYRDLSLDKKFETAIYKQRSLNLSRIEFNILYTLFDHAKVLVSREKLIRSIWKSTKSNNLNTHLANIRIKLEGTPIKIITQRGQGIKAVLEPDN from the coding sequence TACTTGGATTAAACTTTAATCAGACTCATCCCTTAATTAATGGACTTGAGGATGACTTCACTATTATTAGAACAGATAGCATTGAAGAAGATCTCATTGCAGAAGAAGCTCCTCTTCTTATCATTTTTGACTACAAGCTAAAATTAAGTTTGCATAACTTATTGAACAAAGCTCTTGAAGAGTCAATTCCAACAATAGCAATGATTCAATCTCTCAATGACCAAGAAGCAACAAAGTTAACTCTATTAGAAGAAGGCTTTGAAGATGTCCTCTCCTTAGAGATGAGTGATGAAGAAAAATTAGCGAGAGTAAAGAGAAGTGTTAAGCGCTATTTAAAAACAAGTAGAAAGGTCATTCAATACCGCGATCTAAGTCTCGACAAGAAATTTGAAACGGCCATCTACAAACAGAGAAGTCTCAATCTCTCAAGAATAGAATTTAATATACTCTACACATTATTTGATCATGCGAAAGTTTTAGTCTCAAGAGAGAAACTCATCCGATCGATTTGGAAATCGACGAAGTCCAATAATCTCAACACACATTTAGCCAATATAAGAATAAAATTAGAAGGAACCCCGATCAAGATTATCACTCAAAGGGGGCAAGGTATTAAAGCTGTTTTAGAGCCTGATAATTAA